The Dromaius novaehollandiae isolate bDroNov1 chromosome 5, bDroNov1.hap1, whole genome shotgun sequence genome window below encodes:
- the LOC135328590 gene encoding antigen WC1.1-like codes for MATISQLLASALGLLLCVQLCRGTGELRLVNGGSRCAGRVEVKHEGQWGTVCSYDFLWDVRGASVVCRQLGCGTVARTSPYMPFGAGAGRIWLQPFLCRGTETALHHCPHYGWGQHYCGHDTDVGVTCSDAVELRLVNGGGPCAGRVEVKLRGQWGTVADDVWDMEDAEVVCQQLGCGSAKSAHDSTHFGRGSGPIQLALVDCRGDESALWECTVPGWGPYPGRHDWDVGVVCQGFVRLVGGDGACSGRVEVRQGRAWATLCKAHVDLNTAHVICKELGCGAALAITGAARFGAGAGPIWDGGFECAGNESLLSACARRLPHGQGCTHTSDAAIICSPYTGFRLVNGSTECTGRVELEARGTWGSLCDAGWDMPDAQVLCHHLGCGFAASVPRGGYFGTGSSPLWQDTFHCSGTESHLGECPATVLGTPACSPDHAAAVNCSGGTEPLRLVDGESRCDGHLEVALGGAWGRVLAQQWDASSASVVCRQLRCGTVQKAYAAPVLGPGSSPLGLSGLRCVGTEARLAQCNSTLPSAVPPDHAEEAAVVCSGSQRIRLVSGPGRCAGRVEVYVQGTWSRVCEDTWDLWDAAVVCHQLGCGEVLAVPGSARYGRGSGPVWLGAGACSGAEATLWDCPAPAPAPALAPGQRGCKEGAGAAAICSELTALRLAGGSSCTGRLEVFYNGTWGSVCANGTSPATAVVVCQQLGCGATGRLASAPATTQGSGPAWLAWVQCELGTDSLWHCPSAPWHLQPCDFPGDTHITCDRDPGGTRLTPTPARATGCPDGTACTGAHRSPTAGAGAMPVPTILCIILGTLLCLALGALAMQAWRTMAQHRGPGRAGDTISEAVYEELDYTLTPEYQEVPSGSGSPSEGSAAKLPYYTSDSVEVSSPATAADTPALPRHGPPDGYDDAAAVLHPGEAASPGLSDGGVSEVTVLEAGSRPSLSHPELPGATTDAPASAPQDMGYDDVGVSGPRTSLPSSYLRRAAQPSGVSATPLRITLGSSAHLLQVHSVPSSTSLRKKMNSTAPSMDPWQTPPATGLQRDFVLLITIL; via the exons atggccaccatcagccagctccttgccagtgcactgggactgctgctgtgcgtgcagctctgcaggg gcaccggggagctgcgactggttaacggaggcagccgctgcgccggccgggtggaggtgaagcacgagggccagtggggcaccgtgtgcagctATGACTTCCTCTGGGATGTCCGTGGGGCctccgtggtctgcaggcagctgggatgtggcacCGTGGCAAGGACTTCCCCATACATGCCGTtcggggcaggggctggccggATTTGGCTGCAACCTTTTCTATGTCGTGGCACTGAGACAGcactccaccactgtccccactacggctggggccagcactactgTGGCCATGACACAGATGTTGGGGTGACGTGCTCAG ATGCTGTGGAGCTCAGGCTGGTGAATGGAGGTggtccctgtgcaggcagagtggaggtgaagctgcgggGCCAGTGGGGAACGGTGGCAGATGACGTATGGGACATGGAggatgccgaggtggtgtgtcagcagctgggctgtggctcggccaAAAGCGCCCATGACTCGACCCACTTTGGGAGAGGGTCTGGACCTATTCAACTGGCTCTTGTGGACTGTCGCGGGGATGAGTCTGCACTCTGGGAATGCACTGTCCCGGGATGGGGGCCATACCCTGGCCGCCATGACTGGGATGTTGGTGTGGTCTGCCAAG GGTTTGTGCGGCTGGTCGGCGGGGACGGCGCCTGCTCGGGCCGTgtggaggtcaggcagggccgAGCCTGGGCCACCCTCTGCAAGGCCCACGTGGACCTCAACACCGCCCACgtcatctgcaaggagctgggttgcggagcagctctggccatcactggggcggcacgctttggggcaggagctgggcccatctgggacgggggctttgagtgtgcaggcaacgaatccctcctgtctgcctgcgcccgcaggctgccccatggccagggctgcaccCACACCAGTGACGCTGCCATCATCTGCTCCC cctacacgggcttcaggctggtgaacggcagcacagagtgcacagggcgggtggagctggaggcacgcggcacctggggctccctctgcgatgccggctgggacatgcccgacgcccaggtgctctgccaccacctcggctGCGGCTTTGCTGCCTCTGTGCCCCGTGGAGGGTATTTTGGGACAGGGAGCAGCCCGCTGTGGCAGGACACGTTTCACTGCAGCGGGACcgagtcccacctgggagagtgccctgccacgGTGCTGGGGACCCCCGCCTGCTCGCCGGACCACGCTGccgcagtcaattgctcag GTGGCACGgaacccctgcggctggtggatgGGGAGAGCCGCTGTGACGGACacctggaggtggccctgggtggggcctggggccgagTCCTGGCTCAGCAGTGGGATGCCAGCAGTGCAagcgtggtgtgccggcagctccggtgcggcacggtgcagaaggcctatgctgccccagtgctggggccaggcTCGAGCCCCCTGGGGCTGAGCGGGCTCCGGTGTGTGGGCACGGAGGCTCGCCTGGCCCAGTGCAACTCCACGCTGCCCAGCGCTGTGCCGCCGGACCATGCCGAGGAAGCGGCAGTTGTGTGCTCgg ggagccagcgCATCCGGCTGGTGAGTggccctgggcgctgtgctgggagagtggaggtctACGTGCAGGGGACCTGGAGCCGCGTCTGCGAGGACACCTGGGACCTGTGGGATGCCGCTGTCGTCTGCCACCAGTTGGGCTGCGGCGAGGTCCTGGCAGTGCCCGGCTCGGCCCGCtacggccggggctcggggccagtGTGGCTGGGTGCTGGCGCCTGCTCTGGCGCCGAGGCGACACTCTGGGACTGCCCAGCcccggcaccagccccagccctggccccggggcagcgtgGCTGTAAGGAGGGTGCTGGTGCGGCAGCCATCTGCTCAG agctcacagccctgcggctggcaggcggcagcagctgcaccgggcgcctggaggtcttctacaatgggacgtggggcagcgtgtgcgccaatggcaccagccccgccacagccgtcgtggtgtgccagcagctgggctgcggggccaCGGGCCGACTGGCATCTGCCCCAgcaaccacacagggctcaggccccgcgtggctggcctgggtgcagtgcgAGCTGGGGaccgactccctctggcactgcccctcggcACCCTGGCACCTGCAGCCCTGTGACTTCCCTGGGGACACCCACATCACATGTGACAGGGACCCTGGCGGCACCAGATTGACTCCCACGCCAGCCAGGGCAACTGGATGCCCAGacggcacagcttgcacag GTGCCCACAGGAGCCCCACAGCGGGTGCTGGGGCCATGCCAGTGCCCACCATCCTCTGCATCATCCTggggaccctgctctgcctggccctgggggctctcgCCATGCAGGCATGGCGCAccatggctcagcacagag gccctggcagagctggggacacaATCTCTGAGGCCGTCTATGAGGAGCTCGACTACACCCTGACGCCGGAgtaccaggaggtgcccagtggCTCAG GCTCTCCATCAGAAGgctcagcagcaaagctgccgtATTACACCAGTGACAGCGTGGAGGTCAGCAGCCCCGCGACAGCAGCAG acacccctgccctgcccaggcatgGCCCCCCGGATGGGTATGACGATGCCGCGGCCGTGCTGCACCCGGGAGAGGCCGCTTCTCCAGGGTTGAGTGACGGAGGTGTCTCCGAGGTCACGGTGCTGGAAG cggggagccggccctCGCTGAGCCACCCGGAGCTGCCAGGAGCCACGACAGATGCACCAGCTTCAGCGCCCCAAGACATGGGCTACGACGATGTTGGTGTCAGTGGCCCCAGGACATCACT accGTCGAGCTACCtcagaagggcagcacagccctctggggtatctgCCACTCCTCTCAGGATCACCCTtggatcatcagcacacttgctgcaggtgcactctgtcccctcatccacgtcactgaggaagaagatgaacagtACTGCACCCAGCATGGACCCCTGGCAGACACCgccagctacaggcctccaacgagactttgtgctgctcatcacaatcctctga